ATTTTGAAAAACTCAATCGTGATAGTACAGTCGGAACAGGATGTCCTGGTTGTAGTTACCGAATCCCTCGCCATATAAGGTAAGCCCGCCCACATGTTGAGCATCTTCCTCCACCGAAAGACGAAGAGTCCATTGGTTGCGTTCAACCGGGATATCTGCGAGTGTAATGTCGGATAGATGTTGTCCATCAATAAACGTACCCTCATTGGTAATTCGGAGTACCTTGAGCATGCCGTATTGATTGACACTGTCACTCCACCATTCCGGGGTGAACATGCCACGTCCGTTGCCTGAATCCCCAGGGCTTGTCCATTCCCCTAATCGGATGCCATTCAGCATGAATGTAATATCCGAGGGCCAATTCGGATTAACCGAAGGGGCTTCTGACCCGATCTCGAGGGACAATTCAATGGCATTGATCTGCTGTCCGGATAAGATATAGTTTGGAATTTTGTACTCCACAAATCCACGACCAAACCACAGAATATGCGCATGCATCCGCTCGGGGTCGAGAAAATAACGAGGATCATCATACTGTCCGATAACATGATTGGACGTAGCCAGACCACATGTCGGGTAGACGTCAAAGTGAGTGTAGTGTCCCACAGGTACAGAAACTTCGTGCAGCTTGCGCGCTGTCCCGCTTTCCTGCGGCATGGAGATGCCAATCCAGTCTACAGCAAGACTGTTCATTTTATGTGTGCCGCCGTCTTTGCGTATCATTTTGGACTGAATAATGCCCACATCCTGAAGTTTGCGGACATGCATGGTCACGATAGCACTACTTAGACCCAGTGAAGCAGCAAGGTCTTTCACATTCATCGGAGTCTCTGCAACAAGGCGGATGATCTGTAGACGGACTTCACTGGCAAGTGCTTCATATAGGGGGAGCCATTCGGCATCGGTATTTGCTCTGATCACAGTTGTTCCTCCATTTTTTCTGTATAGAATTAAGTTAAACATAAATTCAGTAAAAAGAATAACATTTTGCAAAATTCAGGTTGAAATTAAGGCTATAATCGATTTTAATATAAATATGAACGTTGATCCATAGAATATCAATTAATTTTTATATTAATCTTAAGGAGTTGAAATTCATTATGGAAAAAGCAAAAATGACGGTAGATAAAGATTTTACTATTGGTGTAGTGGATAAGCGCTTGTACGGATCATTTATTGAGCATCTGGGACGTGCAGTCTATGGCGGGATTTACGAGCCGGGGCATCCATCAGCGAACGAACAGGGTTTCCGCACGGATGTGCTGGAGATGGTCAAGGAGTTGAATGTACCGATTGTACGTTATCCTGGAGGTAATTTTGTATCCGGTTACAATTGGGAAGATTCGGTTGGACCTGTGTCAGAACGCAAACGCAGACTGGAACTGGCCTGGAGAACGATTGAGACCAATGAATTTGGCTTCAACGAATTCGTGGACTGGGCGAAACAGGCTAATTCTGAAGTCATGATGGCTGTTAATCTGGGAACACGGGGCGCCGATGCAGCACGTAACATTGTAGAGTACAGCAACCATCCAGAAGGTTCGTATTATAGTGATCTTCGCATCAAGCATGGATATAAGCAGCCCCATGCGATCAAAACATGGTGTCTGGGTAACGAGATGGATGGTCCTTGGCAGATCGGTCACAAAACGGCAGAAGAGTATGGACGTGCAGCCGTTGAAGCGGCAAAAGTCATGAAGTGGACGGACCCGACGATTGAACTGGTAGCCTGCGGAAGTTCAAACCTGAATATGCCATCATTCCCGGAATGGGAAGCAACGGTGCTGGATCATACGTATGATCACGTGGAGTATCTGTCCTTGCATCAATACTACGGTAATCAAGAGCAAGATACGCCAACGTTCCTGGCACGCTCGCTTGAAATGGATCGTTTTATCGATACCGTGAAGGCGACTTGTGATTATATCAAAGCGAAGAAGCGCAGCAAAAAGACGATGTATCTGTCCTTTGATGAGTGGAATGTATGGTATCACTCCAATGAAAATGATTCGAAGATGGACCCATGGCAGATTGCTCCGCCACAGCTGGAGGATATCTACAATCATGAGGATGCACTGCTTGTTGGTTGTATGTTGATCAGTATGCTGAAACATGCGGATCGGGTTAAAATGGCATGTTTGGCACAACTCGTTAACGTGATTGCACCGATCATGACAGATACGGGCGGTGGTTCATGGAGACAGACGATCTTCTATCCATTCATGCATACATCTCTTTTCGGGCGCGGAACAGCATTGGTGCCATTGATTCAGTCTCCGAAGTACGATACAAAACAAATCACAGACGTACCTTATCTGGAAGCTATTGCGGTGCATAACGAAGAGCAGGGTGAAGTGACTGTATTTGCAGTCAACCGTCATCTGGAAGAATCCCTTCCGCTCGAAGTGGACCTGCGCAGCTTCGGGAAGTGTACTGTGATCGAGCATATCGTGCTGGAGAGTGATGACCTCAAAGCATCTAATACGGCAGCACAACCGAATCGTGTTGCTCCTCATAATCGCGGGGGTGCAGTTGTATCCGATACCCTGATTACGGCGAGCTTGGCGAAAGCATCATGGAACGTGATCCGTTTGAAAGTTCAGTAATGGATTAGCGTAAGCGTAAAGGGATAGGACACGTTGGAGCCCAATGGCAGGTTTGATGTCCGAGAAGGAAGCCAGCGGCTCAGAGGATCAGAGGATCAGCGTGTTCCTTCAATTAAAAAAGCTGGGTGCGAGTTCATCGCATCCAGCTTTTTTCGTTGTGTTTTGTAGGGAAAGGGAAGGCATGGGAGACATGAGTAATGATGTGGCAGACAAGGTAGCATATATGTTAGGTAACGGCGTGTGTTGAAAATGGAGTGAACAGTCCTGTCATACGCATACGCGCTAGCTATGATGAACGTAACCGCAAAAATAGCCCTCCATATTGCTGCACATCGTAGGTTAAAATGGACAGTAAGAACCACCATTTCAGAGCTACACAGCAAAGGAGAGCTATCCCTATGAAGTCTACCACAAAATTCATTGGTTTAGATGTATCCAAAGAAAAAATTTCTGTCGCTATTGCTGACGAGGGTAAAGACAAGCCGCGGTATTACGGTACCATTGCTCATGCGCCTGCTGCCTTACGCAAACTCATCAAAGAGTTGGGTCCGGCAAGCTCCCTCTCGTTTTGTTATGAGGCCGGTCCTACAGGATACGAAACCTACCGCTGGATCGAATCCATGGGGGCCCATTGTGTCGTCATTGCCCCTTCACTCATCCCCAAACGCTCCGGCGATCACGTGAAAACCGATCGACGGGATGCCGAGCAACTGGCACGTCTGTTCCGTGCAGGCGAGCTTACGCCGATTTACGTTCCAGCACGTGAAGATGAGGCGCTTCGTGAATTGGTTCGGGCACGCGAATCGGCAAAAGAAGATGCTCACCGGGCTCGTCAACGCGTGCTCAAATTTTTATTGCGTCACCAGATCCATCCGCCTGAACAACTCAAACGTCGCTGGACGAAAAAATATCGCGTATGGCTTGGACAACTGACCTTCCCGAATGCGCCTATGCAGATTGCGTTTACAGAGTACCTTCATGCCATGGACGAGATCGAGCAACGCATCGGTCGACTGGAAAAAGCCTTGATTGAAGAGGCAGCGACCAGTTCCAAAGCCGATTTGATTCAGATTTTACAGTCTCTGCGTGGCATTGGATTTCTCACGGCCATCACGCTTGCTGCGGAGATCGGTTCCTTTGCCCGGTTCCGTTCTCCTGCTCAGCTCATGGCTTACTTAGGCCTAGTTCCGCGTGAGCATTCGTCTGGAGTCCGTACCCAACGAGGCTCGCTCACCAAAGCGGGAAATGGACGATTGCGTCGCACCTTGATTGAATCGGCATGGAGTTACCGCCATCGGCCTGCGATTAAAGGGGACTTGGCCCGCCGTTTGGAAGGTCTGCCTGCGGACATACAGCTCATTTCATGGAAAGCCCAGGAACGGCTGCACCGAAAATTCCGCCGTTTAGTTTATGGATTAAACAAACACAAAAATGTCGCGGTCACCGCGGTGGCCAGGGAACTGACCGGGTTCATTTGGGCGATCGCCCGAACGTTGGAGCTACCGAACGCTCAGTAATCTGTTATTCATCTTGAAGAGACGGATGGTTTAAACGGAAAAAGGGGAAAACCCCGGAGCCCTAAGCCCGGGAGTTCATGGAAGGTTCAGGAGAGAATGTACGAGGTTCGTTTGCACTAGGCTTTTAATGGGCTGAACGTGCGTGGCTAGCTTGTAACAGCTCTCCTTGACGAAGGCATACCATGTGGTAACCAACCCACGGATAGCAGCGTGCCAACCGTCGCTCGCATATGGACTCCCGCGCTTAGGGCTTCGGCGAAAAGCAGCATTTTGTGCTGGGCTTGACAAAAACGTTCATAGCAACGAACCTAGGACACCTTATTGTGCCGATTATTGCTATAGTAGAAATTTAACGAATCGGAGACACGTTATCCTGGCAAAAAGACGGATAAATCTCGGTAAAATCATGCCCAGAGCGGAAATAACGTGTCTAGGATTCGGTAGAATATTAGATTAGCTGAAAACAGACTAATAGCGTGTGCTGAGTTCGTTACAATCCACTCACCTGTGTGAAAAGGTTAGTTCTCTTCCGCTTTGATTCAGAGTAGCTTCCGCTCCAATTCAAAACTCAAAACTTTCGCCATCACGTGGGATGAGCACCTGACCATCCAACTGCTCGGATGCCAGATAAGTCGCAAGATCCGTACGAGACATCACACAATGGTTAATCGCATCCATGTGCACAGCGATGACATGAGCAGATGGCGCATGGCGCTTCACGGCGATAACGTCAGGCCCGTCCATCGTAATGGGATCACCCTCCACGAAGCGTGCACCTCCGGCATTCACGACAATGACTTCAGGCGTATATTGGAGGATGGCCTCAGCAGGTTCTTCACACCAGATTGTATCCCCCGCAATATAGGTGACAGGTTCTCCATCTGCTTCAAGTACGAAACCGGACACGTTGCCCATACGTTCACCGATTTCACCTGTGCCATGATGCCCGGATGTACGGGCGAATCGGACAGAGTGATGCTCATGTTTTTCATCTACAGCTGTTACATTCGTGAATCCGGCACCCAGAAATACATTCTCATCCCCAGGCTGGCAGATCAGGGGAATGTCTTTGCCAAGTTGTTTCGCCGCTGCTTCATCCCAGTGGTCCACATGCGTGTGTGTCACAATCAACAGATCCGGATTCAGGTAATCCGTTTCGATTTCGGGCAAACTCACTCTTGGATTACGTAACTCATTGGGTGTGTTCGGGAATGCAGGCATGACTTCAGCGTCCATCAACATCGGATCAACGAGAATGTTCAGCCCTCCGTATTCCAGCCACAGTGTAGCATTGCGAATCAATTGAATTTTCATTATATTTGCACTCCTTCGAGTTGTTGAATAGTATTACCCTATATGGTATACAACCCGTTTAACGGCGTACATAACATGATGAATGGAATTAGGCCACGCTAATTTCATCGTGAAAGGATTGCTGAAGCAAGATGAATGAAATGATAGATGACACGGATATACGTATTTTGCAGATTCTGATTCAGGATGCCAAACGTTCTCACAAAGAGATCGGTGAAGAGGTTCATCTCACAGGACAGGCCGTTGGTGCAAGAGTGCGCAAGCTGCAAGATCTGGGTGTAATCGAAGGGTACACGGTAAAATGGAACCCGGAACGCCTTGGCATCGGCCTACAGGCCTTTGTCACAGTTTTTTTGAACTCTGGCGACAGACATGCCGCCTTCCGTACATTCATTGCTGATCGTGAGGACATCGTTGAAGTCCATCGCGTCAGCGGAGAAGGCTGTTATCTAATGCGGGTGCAGACTGGCACCACAGAGCAGCTTGGCCAACTGCTTGAAGCATTGCTACCTTACGGCAATTACAAAGTCAGCCTGTCTATAGGTGTAGAGAAATCACAGTGATGTGTGGGGAGCTTGTCCTCATCCATCCCGGTACTTAAAGAGCTTGCTGCTGTCCCTGCAAAGTCTTCTGAAGCAAAACCACCGCCTGGTTCAGCTCTTTTTTGCTGAGCAGGTGATCGGTTTGAACGTGAGAACGTGTGCCGTCCTTCAGGTACAGGACAAACATGGGAGAAGCAGACAGGAGCCACTTGCTTCGGGCAGGTGAGGCAAGTTCAACTTTGCGAATCTGGCTCCAAGCAATCTTCCGTTTGCCTGTGCTCAACGCATCATCATCCCAGGATAACAACACGGCAGGGGTTCTGGTTAGTCGTGACACAAACATGAAGAATAGCGGTCCGATCAACCACATACCCAGCACGGCTGCGATGGAATAGTATATCGTCTCCAGTCTTTCGGCTTGTCCGTCTACGATGATCCATAATAAGCTCACACACAAGAGAAGGAACAGGAAGCATAAACTTCCTTTCCATAGAGCTGTGCTGCGTCGGTAATGAATCTGCTGATGGTCACGCTTGGGTGTTTCGGGTTGTTGCATAGACGTTCCTCCTAACTAACAATGCTGATCGATATGCCAAACGTGCCGCCTGCATGAGCAGAGCGGCATGTTCAACGTTCTGTATTTACTATAACTCAGGTTCATTACCCTGATATAGCTGAATTTTTACCTGCATCACGCGCATGGGTGTACAAGTCTGCATATACACCTTTGGCTGCGATTAGTTCCTGGTGCGGTCCTTCCTCCACGATCTCACCATTTTCCATCACCAGAATTCGATCGGCATGCATTACTGTGGACAGACGATGAGCAATAACAATGGTGGTGCGTCCCTGGGATACCGATTCCAGCGCCTGCTGCACAAGCTGTTCCGTGTGTGAGTCCAGATTGGCGGTTGCCTCATCCAGGATGAGCACTCGGGGCTGGAACACCACGATTCGGGCAAATGAAATCAATTGCCGCTCCCCAGCGGATAGTCCGCTTCCGCGTTCGGATAGATGTGTATCATATCCTTGAGGCAAACGTGAAATCATCGTATGTGCCCCGACAAACCGGCAGGCCTCAATCGCCTGCTCTCGCGTAATATCTTCACGAAACATCCTCACGTTATCAATAATGGAACCGGAGAACAGGAAGGGTTCCTGTTGAATCAGACCCACGATCCGATGAAGCTTAGCCTGCGGCAGATGCCGAATATCTGTACCATCAATCTCGATACTGCCCTTGTCTACATCATAGAAGCGATTGAGCAGGGAGATCAGTGTGCTTTTGCCAGCGCCTGTTGTTCCTACGATACCTACCATTTCACCCGGATAGAGGTGCAGGTTCATCTGTTGGATCAAGGGCCGGTCTGCCCGATAACCAAACGACACATCATTAAAATCAATCTGGCCCATCACATTTTGTGGTTCAAGCGAGGAGGCCATCCCGGGTTTGGGATCAGCAACTTCAGGCCGCGTATTCAGAATGTTCCAGATGCGATCCATCGATACGGTCGTGGACTGGAATGTATTCCATTGCATTGTAATCTGGTTAATCGGTTGAAAAAACTGACGGATATAGCTGATAAACGCATATAATACCCCGACTTGCAGGGACTCACCCAGTACGGCGCGACCTCCAAGCCAGACCATCATAACCAGTGCCGCATTGCCAAGGATATCAAACGTCCGGTTGAAGATAACATTGGAGCGGGCTTGAGCAATGTTGGCTTTCAGGTGAAGTGCGTTCTGTTCCGAGAAACGTTTCTTCTGTTCTTCTTCTTGGTGAAAAGCCTGAATCAGGAACATGCCGGACAAGTTCTCCGCCGTAAATGCGATCAGACGGGAAAGACACGTACGGGCATTTTGATAAGCTTTCCGCAGTCGACTACGGAATAATACCGCAACCACCGCAATGACAGGCAGAACGATCAGGGAGTATGTCGCCAGCACAGGATCAAGTTGGAACATAAAGACGATAATGAGCACCAGCATCATACCATCCCGAATCAGACTGAGTAGTACTTGGGTGAAAAAGCTGCTGATGGTCTCCGTATCACTGGATACGTTTGTGACCAGACTGCCGATATGAAAACGGTCAAAGAAGGACATGGACATCTTGGAGATATGACTGAACAGGTCCTTTCTGATCCGGGATACAATGTTCTGTCCCACATGCTGCAACAGATTATTCTGGATATAGGTAAAAATAAAACTGATGACAGCCAGCCCAAGAAAGATGGCTGCGAGTTGAACGAGAAAGCCCACACTGGTCTGGCCCACGGCCAGATGATCATCGATGGCGATCTTCACCAGATAGGGTTGTAACAGATCTGCCGATATGCCAAGCAGTGAGCAGAAGAAGATACCGGCAAAAGCCCATTTATGAGGTTTGGCGTATGCCATCATCGCTTTAAACGAAGTTCGTTTACTCTGATCGTCTTCTGCGTCTGGGTGAAGTTCAGCGTTATCGTTAGACATGATGTAATCCCTCCTCCTGCAAACGGTAGGTGGCCGCATATAACCCCTTGGCAGCCATCAACTGCGCATGTGTTCCCTGTTCAGCGACTCGCCCTTCATCCAGAACAATAATATCGTCCGCATGACGGACCGCGCTGATGCGGTGAGAGATGATTAATGTAGTCTTGCCCTTGCCGATCTCGCGCAAACTGCGCAGAATACCACTCTCGGTGACCGCATCAACCGCGCTCATGCTGTCATCCAGAATAAGTAACTGTGCTTGTTTGATCAGTCCTCTTGCAAGGCTGGTTCGCTGACGCTGTCCACCAGACAAGGTGAGTCCACGTTCGCCAAGCAGTGTATCGAAGCGATCAGGAAAACGGACAATATTATCATAGATCATGGCTTGCCGTGCACTATGTTCCACTGTATCCAGCGATACTTCCCGGTCGCTGAATGCGATGTTATCCCGGATGGTGGTACTAAACAGGAATCCATCCTGAGGGACATAGGCGATGCGCGATCTTAGACTTTCCAGAGATAGCTGCCGAATATCGGTACCATTGATGCGAATCGTTCCTTCAGGTGGTTCATATGTACGCAGCAATAGCTTAACGAGGGTACTTTTACCTGAGCCGGTCTTGCCTACAATACCGACCGTTCGCCCGGCACGGATATTGAGTTGAATGTTT
This Paenibacillus xylanexedens DNA region includes the following protein-coding sequences:
- a CDS encoding Lrp/AsnC family transcriptional regulator, coding for MNEMIDDTDIRILQILIQDAKRSHKEIGEEVHLTGQAVGARVRKLQDLGVIEGYTVKWNPERLGIGLQAFVTVFLNSGDRHAAFRTFIADREDIVEVHRVSGEGCYLMRVQTGTTEQLGQLLEALLPYGNYKVSLSIGVEKSQ
- a CDS encoding MBL fold metallo-hydrolase, which gives rise to MKIQLIRNATLWLEYGGLNILVDPMLMDAEVMPAFPNTPNELRNPRVSLPEIETDYLNPDLLIVTHTHVDHWDEAAAKQLGKDIPLICQPGDENVFLGAGFTNVTAVDEKHEHHSVRFARTSGHHGTGEIGERMGNVSGFVLEADGEPVTYIAGDTIWCEEPAEAILQYTPEVIVVNAGGARFVEGDPITMDGPDVIAVKRHAPSAHVIAVHMDAINHCVMSRTDLATYLASEQLDGQVLIPRDGESFEF
- a CDS encoding alpha-N-arabinofuranosidase, with the translated sequence MEKAKMTVDKDFTIGVVDKRLYGSFIEHLGRAVYGGIYEPGHPSANEQGFRTDVLEMVKELNVPIVRYPGGNFVSGYNWEDSVGPVSERKRRLELAWRTIETNEFGFNEFVDWAKQANSEVMMAVNLGTRGADAARNIVEYSNHPEGSYYSDLRIKHGYKQPHAIKTWCLGNEMDGPWQIGHKTAEEYGRAAVEAAKVMKWTDPTIELVACGSSNLNMPSFPEWEATVLDHTYDHVEYLSLHQYYGNQEQDTPTFLARSLEMDRFIDTVKATCDYIKAKKRSKKTMYLSFDEWNVWYHSNENDSKMDPWQIAPPQLEDIYNHEDALLVGCMLISMLKHADRVKMACLAQLVNVIAPIMTDTGGGSWRQTIFYPFMHTSLFGRGTALVPLIQSPKYDTKQITDVPYLEAIAVHNEEQGEVTVFAVNRHLEESLPLEVDLRSFGKCTVIEHIVLESDDLKASNTAAQPNRVAPHNRGGAVVSDTLITASLAKASWNVIRLKVQ
- a CDS encoding IS110 family transposase, which codes for MKSTTKFIGLDVSKEKISVAIADEGKDKPRYYGTIAHAPAALRKLIKELGPASSLSFCYEAGPTGYETYRWIESMGAHCVVIAPSLIPKRSGDHVKTDRRDAEQLARLFRAGELTPIYVPAREDEALRELVRARESAKEDAHRARQRVLKFLLRHQIHPPEQLKRRWTKKYRVWLGQLTFPNAPMQIAFTEYLHAMDEIEQRIGRLEKALIEEAATSSKADLIQILQSLRGIGFLTAITLAAEIGSFARFRSPAQLMAYLGLVPREHSSGVRTQRGSLTKAGNGRLRRTLIESAWSYRHRPAIKGDLARRLEGLPADIQLISWKAQERLHRKFRRLVYGLNKHKNVAVTAVARELTGFIWAIARTLELPNAQ
- a CDS encoding ABC transporter ATP-binding protein; the encoded protein is MSNDNAELHPDAEDDQSKRTSFKAMMAYAKPHKWAFAGIFFCSLLGISADLLQPYLVKIAIDDHLAVGQTSVGFLVQLAAIFLGLAVISFIFTYIQNNLLQHVGQNIVSRIRKDLFSHISKMSMSFFDRFHIGSLVTNVSSDTETISSFFTQVLLSLIRDGMMLVLIIVFMFQLDPVLATYSLIVLPVIAVVAVLFRSRLRKAYQNARTCLSRLIAFTAENLSGMFLIQAFHQEEEQKKRFSEQNALHLKANIAQARSNVIFNRTFDILGNAALVMMVWLGGRAVLGESLQVGVLYAFISYIRQFFQPINQITMQWNTFQSTTVSMDRIWNILNTRPEVADPKPGMASSLEPQNVMGQIDFNDVSFGYRADRPLIQQMNLHLYPGEMVGIVGTTGAGKSTLISLLNRFYDVDKGSIEIDGTDIRHLPQAKLHRIVGLIQQEPFLFSGSIIDNVRMFREDITREQAIEACRFVGAHTMISRLPQGYDTHLSERGSGLSAGERQLISFARIVVFQPRVLILDEATANLDSHTEQLVQQALESVSQGRTTIVIAHRLSTVMHADRILVMENGEIVEEGPHQELIAAKGVYADLYTHARDAGKNSAISG
- a CDS encoding ArsR/SmtB family transcription factor, which codes for MRANTDAEWLPLYEALASEVRLQIIRLVAETPMNVKDLAASLGLSSAIVTMHVRKLQDVGIIQSKMIRKDGGTHKMNSLAVDWIGISMPQESGTARKLHEVSVPVGHYTHFDVYPTCGLATSNHVIGQYDDPRYFLDPERMHAHILWFGRGFVEYKIPNYILSGQQINAIELSLEIGSEAPSVNPNWPSDITFMLNGIRLGEWTSPGDSGNGRGMFTPEWWSDSVNQYGMLKVLRITNEGTFIDGQHLSDITLADIPVERNQWTLRLSVEEDAQHVGGLTLYGEGFGNYNQDILFRLYYHD